TGTACAAAAGATCCTATTATTAGCGGGCACTGATAGATTGGACAGGTTTGTAACGTCTGCCCAGTCTGAGAAACTCTTTTTTCACCCATCATCATTCTGCTCTCGGCTTATGCTAAAACCATCATAACACAATTTGCGGCAATTCCAATCTGATTGATTATCATTATTTTTCTTTGTGTATCAGTCACATCAACATGGGGCCCTTTGTTCTGATGAGCCCAGGCAATAATGATTTTAAGAGTTTTGGTTGCTTCAACTAGTTTAGTTTGCACCAATCAGTCTATCAATATGATTGCTGTCAAGAAACTGAATCTATTGCTAGGGTTTGTTATTAGCACTTGCTATTTGAAGAGCAAAGCAGCGTATACTGATCCACTATAAAACCTTCTATTTAATCAGATTTTTTTTCTGGGCATGCATTTTTATTGCTCTGGTAACAGTGTTTTGAATTCTGAAACACCTTGTGTCACTCCATGATCTATGTGAAAACATGTGTAATGCATTGGTTAACATGTTTTGCAGGGCTTTAACAATTGGTCAAATGCAAGGGAAGTTTCAAATGGTAGTAGTTCGACACACTGGACATGCCATACAGGTTTGATCCTAATGTACTTTGTTGAGTTGTATTATTCTATGGTACCAAGTGTCTTTTTGTCCAAGGCAGGGACGTTGTCCATCTTTCCTCATTATTCTGAGTGGTTGAATATCCTGGTTTCTATCTGGTTGTGGAGTTCAGTCCAGAAAATGCCTACATTGGTAGAGGCTCTAGGTTACTTTGAAATTTTCGTAGAATTTTCTGACATGTTGAGGCACCACAATACCACATGGATTAGCAACCTGCCGGGTGTCGTTTGTTATTATGCTTGTGTTGTAGTTTGGCAGCCTTTTTCCTAAAGGAAGCATGATCATTATGAAGCTTTATAACTTACGAGTTACACATCTTAACAATTTTGGCATGCTATCGGAAATTTAATTTCAGGAAGATGTACCTGAAGAATTTGCATCACACATATTGAATTTCATATCTCGCAACAAAATAGGGCCTAATGGTGTTGAGGTCAGTACCTAATCTTGGTCTTTCACTTTTCTAATATTTGCCTTCTACACTTCTCAACATGATGCCTGATTCCTTTATTTTCTCAGATACCCGGCCTCATAAAAAAATGGCAGAATTAGACAGGCTACGGAAGCAGTGTCAAGAGTGTCTAGGAAAAGTGAGGGATCCTATCTGTATCTGTTGTCCTATTTGTAATGCTAGAGGAAGTTCGTGTGAACAAGATTTGAGACGATGCAGCAGGGATGAGCAGTTGTTTTTGCCACTTGGTCGTGACTTGTCCATGCCATGGATGGTTTTACAAGCGTTTTTTGTGTGCAGTTTGTAAATAAAGTTTTGAACGAGTGTTAGAATTGGAAATGCACTTTTGATCTCAGGTGCATATGCTCATAATTTTGTAGATGTTTTGATAGTTTAATACACCATCATTGAGCAGCAATCCTATATCTTGAAATTGAAGGCATCTAATCTTGTGGATCATCATATACCTAGTACAGGTTGTAAGTTCAAGACTTTTTTTTTCTTGATGAAAAAGAAATCTGTGATTGGGGTGGCAGTACAAACCGAAGATATCTTCCGCATTCCGCATGCTTGCTGAAGCTAATTCTTAGGGGTAAACAATAGCTTTATTACGAACCATGGTTGGACATATTGTCCGATACAAATTTAGCAGCTAGTGCAGGAGCTTCTTGCTTCGATGAAACTGGGTGATCATCAACGTCGAGCCAAACAGCTAGCTCATGTGCTATGTTGTTTGCTTCCTGCCTGTAACAGACTAGTAGTCCTTCCTATGATTTAGCGCTGTCATGAGTAGCTGGGCATTGGTCTCAAGAATTCGTCTGTCCTCAGTTCTCATATCTCTACAGAAGATTAACATCAGCAGTAGGTTCCAAGTTTTTTAAATACCTTTCAATAACCCAACAAACCTGTGATCAGAGACGGGTACAGATAAACTATATAATGGTTTCTAATTGAAAATGTTGAAGTAGTTATTAGGTTCAAATTAATGTAAAAAACTTGCAATAACAAAGTATTATTGCATATACATTTCCCCTGCTTATGCTCTTGAAGAAAACAATCTTGAACTAATAAAGTGGCGGAGACATCATTCACATGATATAAGCCCCTACAAAGAGGTGAACATTGATAATCTTTTCCCTTGTGTACAGAAGACACTAGGCAAAACATGGCTGATTTCACTACTTTAAATATACTATTTTACAAAACTTCTCCACACCAACATGTCTAGAAAAAGAATAAAAGAATTGCTCCTATTTTAACCTCTTCTATGTTTACAAAATCCCCGAGACAACATGCAGCCAGGGAAGCAACCAACATAATCAACATCAGTTTGTCCATGAACAATTGGCTAAAAAGTGAAATCACAAAGCTAAGAGTCATAACATAATTGCCTGTCTTGCTTGCATCTCAACATGCTCTTGAGCTCCTAAGGTATCAGCAACCGGGAAATATACCAGAATCACAATACCGACCATGGCAGCAAACATCAACACCAGAAAGGAGACGAACACAAGAGATTCATGGGCTATTTCACCTGGCCATGGAACAATAGAGAGCCCAAGAAGTGCGGCTCTAGGAAGTAATATTGCGGTAGCAAATATTAGCATATATATCCTTCGACGAAGCCCCTTGTTGATCACCAATGATAACATCTGACCTCCAACAAACATCACATAAATGATTAAGATGATGTAGAATGCCCCAAGAAATATGCTGCTGAGCAACGGGTATGTGCATGCAACATTGCCCTGGTGGTCAGATGAGGCTGAATACCAGTACTTTGCAAGATTTGATGTCTGCCCATCATCTGAAGCAACACGAGGACCAATAAAAACGACACAAGCTTCCCAAAGAAGTGAAGGGAAGCAGATAATAAGCATGGCACGTATAGTCTTCCGATTCCATTTGTGGTTTAAGGTTCCAAGCTCTTGCTTCTGCAAAGCTGCACTGAGAAGGAAAGCGAGCAACAAGAATAATCCTGGCTCCGCAAATCCCAAATTTGAGATGATGTAGAATTTGCAGACATTAGCTTGCCATGTACGGTCAGAAGTAAACATTCCTTCTCCATTCACAAAAGTGAGCCGAAGTACTTCTCCGATACCCCACCAGAATGCAACCACTATTAGTGTTATTCGTGTAAGCCATGGCCCATTGAAATAGCTAAGACGTTGGTAGCCTCTCGTTTTGATCCAAAGTTGAAAATGCACTGATCGGCTTAGACAGATTATGCCCAAGATGGAAACTATGGATACAAGAGCAATGGTCACCACACCAATGATATTGGTGAAAAGTGTGATCAAGAGCATTACAGGAAACGTGTCAACTCAAAACCTCCACGCATTCTCAATTTATTACCAGCACAGACACAACTCGTATATTACATACCAAAAAATTCTGCAAGGAGAGaataacaaaaaaaaatcaatatGCATGTCATCAACAATTGGGTCAACAGACGATATAATTTGACTTTTCAATCTAAGACTTTCAATTGCTTAATAGATGAAGCATCTTATAGTAAGTCAATGCTCATTTTTTACATGTTTTTGTTCACCTAACCTTGGACCTGTTCATAGTTTCCTCCTCTACTTTTCTTCTTCCCAGTATATTATATCATTGCTTGAATTACACGATAAAATCCACCAAACTTTTCTCCATAATTTATGATCAAAGTTCTATCCAGAATTACCTACTGTTTCATTATGATTAGGTGATCATTAGACATCGATCAATCATTTATCCCCAACACAAGACGGCAGATTAGTCTAAAGCCATAGAATTCCCAGGTGCATTTATTCCCAAAACAATTCACAAAAAGGAATCGACAATAGAATCTCAAGAATCCATATGATACACATCGAAAGAAAACAGAATTATCCATGATCACCACAGAGGCGGGCTGACCAAGTGCTCATACCTGAGAACCCGCGGCCAAAATTATGGACGGGGTCGAGACAGCCTGGACGCGATTGCGCGACGAGGTAGAACGGAAAGGCGATGGCGAAGACTCGCGACGAATCGGTTGAAGTTGAGGCGCCGGCGGCGATGCTCAGCTACGGCGCGGCGGCAGCTTATGGCATGGAGATTAGAGGCGCATTGGGTATTGGATTCGTGGTAGGTCAAGATCACTCGGGGAGAAGAAAGGAAACGAAAGAGGGCGCCGGCACGGAACGGTGGAGAGGAAACTGTGGAGGAGATCGATTCTGACTCTCGACGAAGAGCGTATATATACGGTAGACCTGGGCGATTCTAGCTCAGGCCGTAATAAGTATACAAACGACTACGGAGTTACCACGTTTCGAGTTTTAGCCGTAGGATCTCCGATCAGAATCATCTCAGCCATCCATATTTTTACATCAGGGTATAAAACCGAGCGGCCCAGCagtagaaaccctagccgccgctccCATCGCGCACCCCTCCCAGCCGCTCTCCACCGAGGACGGTGCCGTGTCGTACCTCCACCCTCTCTCTCGGTGGCTGCCCGGCGGAAGCAGCAGGCCACCGCCTTCTTGTCACTGATGGAGGTCTCCGGCAGAGTCGGTGCGGGGAAGGGCGGCTTCCGTGGGTGCGTGGAAGGGTGGATGTCGCATACCATGAACTTTCTGGGGATGGAGCTTATTTCTTTCCATTCCTGTTTTCGGGAGATTGTACATGTTATATTCAATCTCATTTTCTTATCTGTGAGTGTTGAGATCAGTAGGAATTTCATTGTGCCTATTTTACGATCTGTATATGCTTTCACTCACCTGCAAAAAATGTAAGCATGTGTTCTCCAGTTTTGTCTCTAGTGAGGACGACACCATGTCATGCCTCCACCCTCTCTCTTGGTGGCTGCCCGACGGAAGAAGTAGGTCGTCGCCTCCTCGTCGCTGATGGAGGTTTAGGAGCAGCGTCGGTGCGGGGAAGAGCATCTGCCGTGGGTGCAGGGAAAGgaggcactactaggaaaaggcttaccgccggcacTTTCGTATTCGCCGGCGataacctcgccggtggtaatggcCTACCGCCGGCGCTTCCGAAACCGCCAGGGGTAACCGAGCTTACCACCGGCGCCCCCAACCAATCCGCCGGGGGTAATACTTACCGCCGGCGCTTTCCAATCCGCCGGGGGTAACATTAAGCAGGAGCAAAAAAAAAAGCTCGAATTACACAGAATATGCAGAATATACACAATATATACAAGAATATACACAAAAACTAGGTGTACCCACTAGATGCATTTTCAATTGTTTGAATATACACAAGAATATACAAGAATCCTCAATACAAGAATATAGACCAAGAATATTGTCACATGGAACAACCGAGACGGTCATGGCTAGTATCGCATAACAACCACCGACCATGCCCAACGCAGGCATATATTGCAGCAGCTGGTCACCGGAGTCAACGCCGTCTGCTGACGCCACCTGTGAAAGGTCCTTGATCTTGAACGTCATGTCTCTCAGGTTGAAGGTTGAAGGTCCAGACGCTGTCGCAGTACCTGTAGGTGCGCAGATTGCCCTGCCAAGACAAGAGAAAGTTCATCATGTAAATGCATTCAAGTGTGGATGGAAAGATGATTACAGATTGCAGATTGTAGTGTATGATATCATCAAATTACAGCAAGAAGCATATGGTATATCTGCCTAGTGGTAGCCTTCATGGAAGGTAAGCATGGTAAATCTGCCTAGTGTTCCTACAATAATATGCCAAGTAGTACTAGTGAATACTTTATTATAAGTAGTGCAATTTTCCTAAGTAAAATATATTGAATAATATAAATACAATGATTTTCG
This region of Lolium perenne isolate Kyuss_39 chromosome 2, Kyuss_2.0, whole genome shotgun sequence genomic DNA includes:
- the LOC127334968 gene encoding uncharacterized protein translates to MLLITLFTNIIGVVTIALVSIVSILGIICLSRSVHFQLWIKTRGYQRLSYFNGPWLTRITLIVVAFWWGIGEVLRLTFVNGEGMFTSDRTWQANVCKFYIISNLGFAEPGLFLLLAFLLSAALQKQELGTLNHKWNRKTIRAMLIICFPSLLWEACVVFIGPRVASDDGQTSNLAKYWYSASSDHQGNVACTYPLLSSIFLGAFYIILIIYVMFVGGQMLSLVINKGLRRRIYMLIFATAILLPRAALLGLSIVPWPGEIAHESLVFVSFLVLMFAAMVGIVILVYFPVADTLGAQEHVEMQARQAIML